A genomic segment from Nocardiopsis sp. Huas11 encodes:
- a CDS encoding CdaR family transcriptional regulator: MLRTVIHDAADPLPDGTGSVLLLVGADAEAPQTAATLRAAAGAGYVAAVLKLRGGNGRVPARAAREAGITLLSTPDDAAWRQVDALLSSALGASGAGERQPGATTASGDELFTLANALAGAVGGPIVIEDLEQHVLAYSTLPDQPIDEFRRRGILDRRVPVLAEQVRQYREVLNAPGMLRMPPLGDEELPRAAVAIRAGDLPLGTIWVIEGRSPIDAAGERALADGARLAALHMLRRRSGPEIELQAREQALRGALEGAASEADTRARLGLSDGTAVTLVGLAPVTGDADTAALTARAGAAVARHCSAVQPEAAVASTARAVYVLAPEEPAGAVRRLAEQTLTVVEQVLGLRMCAALSRPSADLGQIPLLRAEADDILRVISTDPSAPGVADLSDAHARVVLAHVADELARLPRLRHPGVDAMLAHDRDHGTSYAVSVTAWLDAVGAFGDAARRLHVHPNTVKYRLRRARELFGLDLDDPDDRLSCWIQLRLATAPPEEPRDQRS; encoded by the coding sequence GTGCTGCGCACGGTGATCCACGACGCCGCCGACCCCCTCCCCGACGGGACCGGCTCCGTCCTGCTGCTGGTCGGAGCGGACGCCGAGGCCCCGCAGACCGCGGCGACCCTGCGCGCGGCGGCCGGCGCCGGGTACGTGGCGGCCGTCCTGAAGCTGCGCGGCGGAAACGGTCGCGTACCGGCCAGGGCCGCCCGCGAGGCGGGGATCACGCTGCTCTCCACACCCGACGACGCGGCCTGGCGGCAGGTGGACGCGCTGCTGTCGTCCGCGCTGGGGGCCTCCGGGGCGGGCGAGCGTCAGCCGGGCGCGACCACCGCGTCGGGCGACGAGCTGTTCACCCTGGCCAACGCCCTGGCGGGCGCGGTCGGCGGGCCGATCGTGATCGAGGACCTGGAACAGCACGTGCTCGCCTATTCGACGCTGCCGGACCAGCCCATCGACGAGTTCCGCCGCCGGGGCATCCTGGACCGGCGCGTCCCGGTCCTGGCGGAGCAGGTGCGGCAGTACCGGGAGGTGCTCAACGCGCCCGGCATGCTGCGGATGCCGCCGCTGGGCGACGAGGAGCTGCCCCGCGCGGCCGTCGCGATCCGGGCGGGGGACCTGCCCCTGGGCACGATCTGGGTGATCGAGGGCCGGTCGCCGATCGACGCGGCCGGTGAGCGCGCCCTCGCCGACGGCGCCCGGCTGGCGGCGCTGCACATGCTGCGCCGCCGCAGCGGACCGGAGATCGAGCTCCAGGCGCGCGAGCAGGCCCTGCGGGGCGCGCTGGAGGGGGCCGCGAGCGAGGCCGACACCCGCGCCCGGCTGGGCCTGTCGGACGGCACCGCCGTGACGCTGGTGGGCCTGGCCCCGGTGACCGGGGACGCCGACACCGCCGCACTGACCGCTCGGGCGGGCGCGGCCGTGGCCCGGCACTGCTCGGCGGTACAGCCCGAGGCGGCGGTGGCGAGCACGGCGCGCGCGGTCTACGTCCTGGCGCCCGAAGAGCCGGCCGGGGCGGTCCGCCGGCTGGCCGAGCAGACACTGACGGTGGTGGAGCAGGTGCTGGGGCTGCGGATGTGCGCGGCGCTGAGCCGGCCGAGCGCGGATCTGGGCCAGATCCCCCTGCTGCGGGCGGAGGCCGACGACATCCTGCGGGTGATCTCGACCGATCCGAGCGCGCCCGGTGTGGCCGACCTGTCCGACGCGCACGCCCGGGTCGTGCTGGCCCACGTGGCCGACGAGCTGGCGCGCCTGCCGCGGCTGCGCCATCCGGGCGTCGACGCGATGCTCGCGCACGACCGGGACCACGGCACGTCCTACGCCGTGTCCGTCACGGCGTGGCTGGACGCGGTGGGCGCTTTCGGGGACGCGGCGCGGCGGCTGCACGTGCATCCGAACACGGTGAAGTACCGCCTGCGTCGCGCGCGGGAGCTGTTCGGTCTCGACCTGGACGACCCCGACGACCGGCTCTCGTGCTGGATCCAGCTGCGCCTGGCGACCGCCCCGCCCGAGGAACCGCGCGACCAGCGGAGCTGA
- a CDS encoding Na+/H+ antiporter NhaC family protein, giving the protein MTETDQTAGSPDPHGEPGGVSPGGGRRRTAVLVACAAVVALGVAVSLLVPADTVLDTGRWWSILPPVVAIGLALATRQILPALFAGIWLGAWLVEGLSGQGLLTSLLDSAGVYTVDAISDPDHVMIIVFTLMIGGLVGVIRRNGGTDGIVHLVTRWASTPRRGQLATGGLGVAVFFDDYANTLVVGNTMRPILDRLRVSREKLAYLVDSTAAPVATLALLSTWIGFQVVLIDDAIADTGLALNGFAVFVESLKYAFYPILAIGLVFAVGLTGRDFGPMLRAERRARATGEVALHPTAPGASALEDELRPPERTPRRLVNALLPILVLVATTVVGLFATGEGGSVIEIIGDGDPFSSLLWGSLLGLLVAGALSVAQGILTLSEVVDAWFAGVKSVLFVVIILTLAWALSALTGELGTADFLAGALGTSLPVFLLPALLFVIAAAIAFATGTSWGTMGILTPLAVPLAWAVLDAQGLAAAEGHPILFASVSTILAGAVWGDHCSPISDTTVISALASQCDVIDHVRTQTPYALFVAGTVIVFGLLPVGLGLPWWAGLALSAAATLGGLLLIGRRVDAAGGEPAAVRAPE; this is encoded by the coding sequence ATGACAGAGACCGACCAGACCGCCGGCTCTCCCGATCCGCACGGCGAGCCGGGGGGCGTCTCCCCCGGCGGGGGCCGCCGCCGCACCGCGGTCCTCGTGGCCTGTGCGGCGGTGGTGGCCCTGGGCGTGGCGGTGAGCCTGCTGGTGCCGGCCGACACGGTGCTCGACACCGGCCGCTGGTGGTCGATCCTGCCGCCGGTCGTCGCGATCGGCCTGGCCCTGGCGACCCGGCAGATCCTGCCCGCGCTGTTCGCCGGCATCTGGCTGGGCGCCTGGCTCGTGGAGGGGCTGAGCGGCCAGGGCCTGCTCACCTCGCTCCTGGACTCGGCCGGGGTGTACACGGTCGACGCCATCTCCGACCCCGACCACGTGATGATCATCGTGTTCACGCTGATGATCGGCGGGCTGGTCGGCGTCATCCGCCGCAACGGCGGCACGGACGGCATCGTGCACCTGGTGACGCGGTGGGCGTCCACGCCGCGCCGGGGACAGCTGGCCACCGGCGGCCTGGGCGTGGCCGTGTTCTTCGACGACTACGCCAACACGCTCGTGGTCGGCAACACGATGCGCCCGATCCTGGACCGGCTGCGGGTGTCGCGCGAGAAGCTCGCCTACCTGGTCGACTCCACCGCCGCACCGGTCGCGACGCTGGCCCTGCTGTCCACGTGGATCGGGTTCCAGGTGGTGCTGATCGACGACGCGATCGCCGACACGGGGCTGGCCCTCAACGGCTTCGCGGTGTTCGTGGAGTCGCTCAAGTACGCCTTCTACCCGATCCTGGCGATCGGCCTGGTGTTCGCCGTCGGGCTCACCGGACGCGACTTCGGTCCGATGCTGCGGGCCGAACGGCGGGCCCGCGCCACCGGTGAGGTCGCGCTGCACCCGACCGCCCCGGGGGCCTCCGCGCTGGAGGACGAGCTGAGGCCGCCCGAGCGGACGCCGCGCCGCCTGGTCAACGCGCTGCTGCCGATCCTGGTCCTGGTCGCCACCACGGTGGTGGGACTGTTCGCCACCGGTGAGGGCGGCTCGGTCATCGAGATCATCGGGGACGGCGACCCGTTCTCCTCCCTGCTGTGGGGCTCGCTCCTGGGGCTGCTCGTCGCGGGCGCGCTCAGTGTGGCGCAGGGGATCCTGACCCTCTCCGAGGTCGTCGACGCCTGGTTCGCGGGGGTCAAGTCCGTGCTGTTCGTGGTCATCATCCTGACCCTGGCCTGGGCGCTGTCGGCGCTGACCGGCGAGCTGGGCACCGCCGACTTCCTGGCGGGAGCGCTGGGCACGTCCCTGCCGGTGTTCCTGCTGCCCGCGCTGCTCTTCGTCATCGCGGCGGCGATCGCCTTCGCCACGGGCACCAGCTGGGGGACGATGGGCATCCTCACCCCGCTCGCGGTCCCGCTGGCCTGGGCGGTGTTGGACGCCCAGGGCCTGGCCGCGGCGGAGGGGCACCCGATCCTGTTCGCGTCGGTGTCCACGATCCTGGCGGGCGCGGTCTGGGGCGACCACTGCTCGCCGATCTCCGACACCACCGTCATCTCGGCGCTGGCGTCCCAGTGCGACGTGATCGACCACGTACGCACGCAGACGCCCTACGCCCTGTTCGTGGCGGGGACGGTGATCGTGTTCGGCCTGCTGCCGGTCGGCCTGGGTCTGCCCTGGTGGGCCGGCCTGGCGCTGAGCGCGGCGGCCACCCTGGGCGGCCTGCTGCTGATCGGGCGCCGCGTGGACGCCGCCGGGGGCGAGCCCGCCGCGGTCCGCGCG